In Bradyrhizobium sp. 1(2017), one DNA window encodes the following:
- a CDS encoding branched-chain amino acid ABC transporter permease, producing MQFEFLLEQVVNGLVLGGYYLLIALGLSLIFSVGGIVNLAHGAFYALGAYVCVELTKRLGFGASVVVSPFAVALLGILFERFILRRFYSADPILSLLVTFGLAMVAEQAIRMIWGAAPVSTEIPQSFRGSVIVGDFLFSRYRLLILAVVAAILLGIWLLLQKTSFGRVVRAGIQRPDMVAALGIRLQPYMTAIVMLGVGMAALGGAFFAPITTVHPAMGAEIMTVAFVVVVIGGLGSFWGVVIAALLVGVVRGIAIHFAPAAGEASIYILMFLVLLVRPRGLLGERIEKFE from the coding sequence ATGCAGTTCGAGTTCTTGCTGGAACAGGTGGTCAATGGCCTCGTGCTCGGAGGCTATTACCTGCTCATCGCGCTCGGCCTGTCGCTGATCTTCTCGGTCGGCGGCATCGTCAATCTCGCGCACGGCGCCTTCTATGCGCTCGGCGCCTATGTCTGCGTCGAGTTGACGAAGCGCCTCGGCTTCGGCGCGTCCGTGGTGGTCTCCCCGTTCGCGGTCGCCCTGCTCGGAATTCTCTTCGAACGCTTCATCCTGCGCCGCTTCTACAGCGCCGACCCGATCCTGAGCCTGCTCGTCACCTTCGGTCTTGCGATGGTCGCAGAACAGGCGATCCGCATGATCTGGGGCGCGGCGCCCGTGTCGACCGAGATCCCGCAGAGCTTTCGCGGCTCGGTCATCGTCGGCGACTTCCTGTTCTCGCGCTATCGCCTGCTCATCCTCGCCGTCGTGGCGGCGATCCTGCTCGGCATCTGGCTGCTGCTGCAAAAGACCTCGTTCGGACGCGTGGTGCGCGCCGGCATCCAGCGCCCGGACATGGTCGCGGCCCTCGGCATCCGCCTGCAGCCCTACATGACCGCGATCGTGATGCTCGGCGTCGGCATGGCCGCACTCGGCGGCGCCTTCTTCGCACCGATCACGACGGTGCATCCGGCGATGGGCGCCGAGATCATGACGGTCGCCTTCGTCGTGGTCGTGATCGGCGGCCTCGGCAGTTTCTGGGGCGTCGTCATCGCCGCCCTCCTCGTCGGCGTGGTGCGCGGCATCGCCATTCACTTTGCGCCTGCCGCAGGCGAAGCCTCGATCTACATCCTGATGTTCCTGGTGCTGCTGGTGCGCCCGCGCGGCCTGCTCGGCGAACGCATCGAGAAGTTCGAATGA
- a CDS encoding ABC transporter substrate-binding protein: MIRYPRRTVLRAGAALVGASALGFPAIVRARAEKIRIGHLTPLTGFLGVIGSYAQLGVKLAAEEINASGGVMGKQIDLISEDSINPATASTKAQRMLEQDGAVVLLGEISSASSLTIMQVAERNNKVFFSTGARSDALRGKNCNKYSFHCDIPNTVMVNAVGTALSQKGMVKGKKFFTLTADYIFGHDLLKAAKGFFGAHEANLIGDELIATDVTDFSPYLLKVRQAKPDVVCCNLAGNQVTNLVKQYAEFGLPYPLVGFNLNTGDAWAAGAGNLSGTWPTVWYHTLNNPASLAFVAAFTKKYGKPPENHAWIEYVTLKLLAEAINATKSTDSGELIAYFEKQTQFDIMKARKAYFRAWDHQLVQEAYPFTVKPKDQMKDQWDMLVLGDAVPAANDPLEQIYPTREQNPCEMKA, encoded by the coding sequence ATGATCCGCTACCCGCGACGGACGGTGTTACGGGCGGGCGCAGCCTTGGTCGGCGCGTCTGCACTGGGATTTCCCGCAATTGTGAGAGCGCGGGCCGAGAAGATCCGGATCGGCCACCTGACGCCGCTCACCGGCTTTCTCGGCGTGATCGGCAGCTATGCGCAGCTTGGCGTGAAGCTTGCGGCCGAGGAGATCAACGCATCCGGCGGCGTCATGGGCAAGCAGATCGACCTCATCTCGGAGGACTCGATCAACCCGGCAACCGCATCGACCAAGGCGCAGCGCATGCTGGAGCAGGACGGCGCTGTCGTCCTGCTGGGCGAAATCTCCTCGGCCTCCTCGCTCACCATCATGCAGGTCGCCGAGCGCAACAACAAGGTGTTCTTCTCGACCGGCGCGCGCTCGGACGCGCTGCGCGGCAAGAACTGCAACAAATATTCCTTCCATTGCGACATCCCCAACACCGTGATGGTGAACGCGGTCGGCACCGCGCTGTCGCAGAAGGGCATGGTGAAGGGCAAGAAGTTCTTCACGCTGACGGCCGACTACATCTTCGGCCATGACCTGTTGAAGGCGGCAAAGGGCTTCTTCGGCGCGCACGAGGCCAACCTGATCGGCGACGAGCTGATCGCGACCGACGTCACCGACTTCAGCCCGTATTTGCTCAAGGTGCGGCAGGCCAAGCCCGACGTGGTCTGCTGCAACCTCGCCGGCAACCAGGTCACCAACCTCGTCAAGCAATATGCCGAGTTCGGCCTGCCCTATCCGCTGGTCGGCTTCAACCTCAACACCGGCGATGCCTGGGCCGCGGGCGCCGGCAATCTCAGCGGCACCTGGCCGACGGTCTGGTACCACACGCTGAACAATCCAGCCTCGCTGGCCTTCGTCGCGGCCTTCACCAAGAAATACGGCAAGCCGCCAGAGAACCACGCCTGGATCGAATATGTGACGCTCAAGCTGCTGGCGGAGGCGATCAACGCCACGAAGTCGACCGACAGCGGCGAGTTGATCGCCTATTTCGAGAAGCAGACCCAGTTCGACATCATGAAGGCGCGCAAGGCCTATTTCCGCGCCTGGGATCACCAGCTGGTGCAAGAGGCCTATCCGTTCACGGTCAAGCCCAAGGACCAGATGAAGGACCAATGGGACATGCTGGTGCTGGGCGATGCGGTGCCGGCGGCAAACGATCCGCTGGAGCAGATCTATCCGACCAGAGAGCAGAACCCCTGCGAGATGAAGGCCTGA
- a CDS encoding branched-chain amino acid ABC transporter ATP-binding protein/permease: MSRMSAIDRLRPLLIATVAVVALPFLLRAFGLSLNTGTWIVALAIATMGLNLCIGYTGLVSFGHSAWFGIGAYAAGLIQLHLASSEIWLPLLGSMVVVAIASTVIGMLILRRRGVYFSLLTLALAALAYTTAFRWTSLTGGEDGLGGLKRGAIGPVDLDNALNYYVVVAVIGLATLYVLMRLVRSPFGHVLVAIRENQLRASFQGYPVERYKLAVFVISAVVTGVAGVLIGFLNYLVSAEAVSVPFAGELLAMVVIGGMRSLLGPALGALFFILFRELFSIWTSDWLFWFGLTFVAFVMYSPGGLVGIGALIMRRLRPPAEETAAMSRRKIYEGLPLPDFLRPEALQGTVLEVSGVSRKFGGIRAVENASITVAAGEIHALIGPNGAGKTTLFNLVSGLYAPDQGTIRLQGRDIAGVPANLICHQGLARSFQITNLFRGLTIYENLRLSLQARRPMRFNIWNDIDAYDDIHAETAALVRFLGLEGIEEIEGGELSYGGQRLVDLGIALGSKPQVLLLDEPLAGLAAAERERVSNLVKNIAANIPVLIVEHDIDRVLGFSQIVTVMNQGEVLMSDCPKAVRADLRVQEIYTGKGIPAVEHRRSSEAAGERDTVLRLDGVNTFYGKSHILNDAALDVREGEIVALLGRNGAGKSTLLKSIAGLVPASSGTIDYRGTDLARLPAPDIARRGVGYVPQGRGLFAGMTVRENLALGRLARKTDGGDGVVWDEEQILHYFPRLKERMNVAADYLSGGEQQMVAVARAMSGNVRLLLLDEPFEGLAPTVTLELFGVFDQLREKMSIVIVEHNLDLVLALADRVFALERGAVFHQGPAAPLLDDLGYRKQILWL; the protein is encoded by the coding sequence ATGAGCCGCATGTCTGCCATCGACAGGCTGAGGCCGCTGCTGATCGCGACTGTTGCGGTCGTCGCGCTGCCTTTCCTGCTCAGGGCCTTCGGCCTGTCGCTGAACACCGGCACCTGGATCGTCGCCCTCGCGATCGCGACCATGGGGCTCAACCTCTGCATCGGCTATACCGGCCTCGTCTCGTTCGGACACAGCGCCTGGTTCGGCATCGGCGCCTATGCCGCGGGGCTGATCCAGCTCCACCTCGCCTCCAGCGAGATCTGGCTGCCGCTGCTCGGATCGATGGTCGTCGTCGCGATAGCGTCCACCGTCATCGGCATGCTGATCCTACGCCGGCGCGGCGTGTATTTCTCGCTGCTGACGCTGGCGCTCGCCGCTCTCGCCTACACCACCGCCTTCCGCTGGACGAGCCTCACCGGCGGCGAGGATGGGCTCGGCGGACTGAAGCGCGGCGCAATCGGACCTGTCGATCTCGACAACGCGCTCAACTATTACGTGGTGGTCGCCGTGATCGGGCTCGCCACGCTCTATGTGCTCATGCGCCTGGTCCGCTCGCCGTTCGGGCATGTGCTGGTCGCGATCCGCGAGAACCAGTTGCGCGCCAGCTTTCAGGGCTATCCGGTCGAGCGCTACAAGCTCGCCGTGTTCGTGATCTCCGCCGTCGTCACCGGCGTTGCGGGCGTGCTGATCGGCTTCCTGAACTATCTGGTCTCGGCCGAGGCCGTCTCGGTGCCGTTCGCCGGAGAGCTGCTGGCGATGGTCGTCATCGGCGGCATGCGCAGCCTGCTCGGCCCCGCGCTCGGCGCGCTGTTCTTCATCCTGTTCCGCGAGCTGTTCTCGATCTGGACGTCGGATTGGCTGTTCTGGTTCGGCCTCACCTTCGTGGCCTTCGTGATGTATTCGCCCGGAGGTCTCGTCGGCATCGGCGCGCTGATCATGCGGCGCTTGCGTCCGCCTGCGGAAGAGACGGCCGCCATGAGCCGGCGCAAGATCTATGAGGGCTTGCCGCTGCCCGACTTCCTGCGGCCGGAGGCGTTGCAAGGCACCGTGCTGGAGGTCAGCGGCGTCTCCCGCAAGTTCGGCGGCATCCGCGCGGTCGAGAATGCGAGCATCACGGTCGCCGCCGGCGAGATCCACGCGCTGATCGGTCCGAACGGCGCCGGCAAGACCACGCTGTTCAACCTCGTCTCAGGCCTCTATGCCCCCGACCAGGGCACGATCCGTCTTCAGGGCCGCGACATCGCCGGCGTGCCTGCGAACCTGATCTGCCACCAGGGGCTGGCGCGTTCGTTCCAGATCACCAACCTGTTTCGCGGGCTCACAATCTACGAGAACCTCCGCCTCTCGCTGCAGGCGCGGCGGCCGATGCGCTTCAACATCTGGAACGACATCGACGCCTATGACGACATCCACGCCGAGACCGCCGCACTGGTCAGATTCCTCGGCCTCGAAGGCATCGAGGAGATCGAGGGCGGCGAGCTCTCCTATGGCGGGCAAAGGCTGGTCGATCTCGGCATCGCACTGGGCAGCAAGCCGCAGGTGCTGCTGCTGGACGAGCCGCTCGCAGGTCTTGCCGCGGCCGAACGCGAACGCGTGTCCAACCTCGTCAAGAACATTGCGGCGAACATTCCCGTGCTGATCGTCGAGCATGACATCGACCGCGTGCTCGGCTTCTCCCAGATCGTGACCGTGATGAACCAGGGCGAGGTGCTGATGTCCGACTGCCCCAAAGCGGTGCGGGCGGATCTGCGCGTGCAGGAGATCTACACCGGCAAGGGCATTCCCGCCGTCGAGCACCGGCGCAGCAGCGAGGCGGCCGGCGAGCGCGACACCGTGCTGCGTCTCGACGGCGTCAACACGTTCTACGGCAAGAGCCACATCCTCAACGACGCCGCGCTCGACGTGCGCGAGGGCGAGATCGTCGCACTGCTCGGCCGCAACGGCGCGGGCAAGTCGACGCTGCTCAAATCCATCGCCGGCCTGGTGCCGGCGTCATCCGGCACCATCGACTATCGCGGCACCGATCTGGCACGCCTCCCGGCGCCCGACATCGCGCGCCGCGGCGTCGGCTATGTGCCGCAGGGGCGCGGCCTGTTTGCCGGCATGACCGTGCGCGAGAACCTCGCGCTCGGGCGCCTCGCGCGCAAGACCGACGGCGGCGATGGCGTGGTCTGGGACGAGGAGCAGATCCTGCACTATTTTCCGCGCTTGAAGGAGCGCATGAACGTCGCCGCCGACTATCTCTCCGGCGGCGAGCAGCAGATGGTCGCGGTCGCCCGCGCGATGTCGGGCAATGTCCGCCTCTTGCTGCTCGACGAGCCGTTCGAGGGCCTCGCGCCGACGGTGACGCTGGAACTGTTTGGGGTGTTCGACCAGCTCCGCGAAAAAATGTCGATCGTGATCGTGGAGCACAATCTCGACCTCGTGCTGGCGCTGGCCGACCGCGTCTTCGCGCTCGAGCGCGGCGCCGTGTTCCACCAGGGACCGGCGGCGCCGCTGCTCGACGATCTCGGCTATCGCAAGCAGATTCTGTGGCTCTAG